From candidate division KSB1 bacterium, the proteins below share one genomic window:
- a CDS encoding nuclear transport factor 2 family protein encodes MSIEQNKSLVRRFFEEMITGDVERLDEYVADGFTTANAWKNRDGLRKVMKDFRAAFSQLEFSQLDMIAEGDKVVIHYQVTCINQDSRKIITAVHIDRIADGKIVEGYACGDSFY; translated from the coding sequence ATGTCGATAGAGCAGAACAAATCTCTGGTGCGGCGTTTTTTTGAAGAAATGATCACGGGTGATGTGGAACGTTTGGATGAATACGTGGCGGATGGCTTTACTACAGCCAACGCCTGGAAGAATCGCGACGGATTAAGAAAAGTCATGAAAGATTTTCGCGCCGCTTTTAGCCAACTAGAATTCAGCCAGTTGGATATGATTGCGGAAGGAGACAAAGTGGTTATACATTACCAGGTCACTTGCATAAACCAGGATAGTCGAAAGATTATCACAGCAGTGCACATCGATCGCATTGCGGACGGCAAGATCGTCGAAGGTTACGCTTGCGGTGACTCCTTTTATTAA
- a CDS encoding M20/M25/M40 family metallo-hydrolase: MKKYSVICLLLLFAVTFTANAQEPIDWTMVSKIKAEGFKNSQVMETMFYLTDVHGPRLTNSPNYQAASQWCVDKMTEWGLVNAKLESWGGFGRGWAVERYSIEMLEPQYVNLIAYPKAWTPGTDGTISGQPVLVDIKSEEDFEKYKGTLKGAIVMQKPSREAETHFKADAKRRSEEDLAKLVEAPEPGARPSRSARRAEFRHRRALRNKISKFFKKEQVAVVLDGSQREHGTIRVGSGGSYKMGEESAVPALTVSIEHYSRIARLLEHDIPVKLEINVKSEFFEDDSMGYNVVGEIAGTDKKLKDQVVMLGGHLDSWHSGTGSTDNASGCAVALEAVRILKAIGVKPRRTIRVGLWGGEEQGLHGSRGYVAKHFGDRKTMKLKSAHKNFSGYFNLDNGTGKIRGVYLQGNDAIRPVFETFLKPFNDLGASTLTIRDTGGTDHLAFDAVGLPGFQFIQDQIDYSTRTHHTNMDVYDHALKSDLMQASVIMASFVYHTAMRDAKLPRKPLPKPEPPMTNDQGH, translated from the coding sequence ATGAAAAAGTACTCTGTTATTTGTTTACTGCTTCTCTTCGCTGTCACTTTTACCGCGAACGCACAGGAGCCAATCGACTGGACCATGGTTTCCAAAATCAAAGCTGAAGGGTTCAAGAACTCGCAAGTCATGGAAACCATGTTTTACCTGACAGATGTTCACGGACCGCGCTTGACCAACTCCCCGAATTACCAGGCGGCCAGCCAATGGTGCGTGGATAAAATGACTGAGTGGGGTCTGGTCAACGCCAAATTGGAGTCCTGGGGCGGCTTTGGGCGCGGCTGGGCGGTCGAACGATATTCAATCGAAATGCTTGAACCGCAGTATGTCAATCTTATCGCTTACCCGAAAGCCTGGACACCCGGAACCGACGGCACGATTTCCGGCCAGCCGGTTCTGGTTGACATCAAATCTGAGGAAGATTTTGAAAAATATAAAGGGACGCTGAAGGGTGCGATTGTCATGCAGAAGCCGAGTCGGGAGGCTGAAACTCATTTTAAAGCTGATGCTAAACGTCGCAGCGAAGAGGATTTAGCAAAGTTAGTAGAGGCCCCGGAACCTGGCGCCAGACCATCTCGGTCGGCGAGACGGGCGGAGTTTCGTCACCGGCGAGCGCTGAGAAACAAGATTAGTAAGTTTTTCAAAAAAGAGCAAGTAGCCGTTGTGCTGGATGGCAGCCAAAGAGAGCATGGCACCATCCGAGTTGGTAGCGGGGGTTCCTATAAAATGGGTGAGGAGAGTGCCGTACCGGCACTCACGGTTTCAATAGAACACTACTCACGAATTGCCAGGCTGCTCGAACACGATATTCCGGTGAAGCTTGAGATCAATGTCAAAAGCGAGTTCTTTGAAGACGATTCAATGGGGTACAACGTTGTCGGTGAAATTGCCGGCACCGATAAAAAGCTGAAAGATCAGGTTGTCATGCTTGGCGGTCACCTTGACTCCTGGCATTCCGGTACGGGCTCAACCGACAATGCATCCGGGTGTGCGGTTGCCCTGGAAGCAGTCCGTATTTTGAAAGCAATCGGTGTTAAACCGCGCCGGACCATCCGGGTTGGACTTTGGGGCGGTGAGGAACAAGGGCTGCACGGCTCGCGGGGTTATGTTGCTAAACACTTTGGCGACCGAAAAACCATGAAGTTAAAGTCAGCTCATAAAAATTTCTCGGGCTACTTTAATTTGGATAACGGAACCGGAAAAATCAGGGGCGTCTATCTGCAGGGAAACGATGCCATTCGCCCCGTTTTTGAAACTTTCTTAAAACCGTTTAATGATTTAGGCGCCTCTACTTTGACCATCAGGGATACCGGGGGAACAGACCATCTTGCGTTTGACGCGGTCGGATTGCCGGGCTTTCAATTCATCCAAGATCAAATCGACTACAGTACTCGCACACACCACACAAACATGGATGTCTACGATCACGCGCTCAAAAGCGACTTGATGCAGGCTTCGGTGATCATGGCCTCGTTTGTTTATCACACCGCCATGCGGGATGCAAAGCTGCCACGCAAGCCGCTGCCAAAGCCTGAGCCGCCAATGACGAACGACCAGGGACATTGA
- a CDS encoding transposase translates to MDNFQTSLFYSLQTFIESSPLYRKYFYLFQALDLSDLPDRNWGVGCTGYSRRAMLRALIVKTLEGIVSIPRLVEYLQNHPVIAEMCGFNMMKKLPDESQFYRFLKHINNSVLEKIHHKINKTLIEQGVISMDTFILDSKPIMAASKDNNFKNPNRNTTNKKKPKRNPTATLSYYSYQEISGKKHFIFFWGYRTHVIVSKEGIPLIELTLPNNQTDAKVAKKLINKLKKVYGFKKKSIFIADAAYDEKDMYNFIVEQLKCQAFIPINPRNTQPEKTFGTKGLPLCEANLEMKSNGRFREAKRERIKFRCPLKTDKKFAQKYPQGCPVNHPRFFEGKQYGCTKYLDITNDARAKIPRDSAFFKETYKLRTEVERYFSRLGNREIEQTTYYKSKAIKNQMTLAHMSLSLVAYAAAILMENPHKIRCFRTFAQQPLAFKKAA, encoded by the coding sequence TTGGACAATTTTCAAACTTCACTTTTCTATAGCTTACAAACCTTCATCGAATCTTCACCGCTTTACAGAAAGTATTTTTATCTGTTTCAGGCGTTGGATTTATCTGACCTGCCAGACAGAAATTGGGGTGTCGGCTGCACCGGCTATTCTCGCAGAGCTATGCTGAGAGCACTCATCGTAAAGACTCTTGAAGGTATTGTCTCGATTCCTCGTCTGGTTGAATATCTCCAGAATCATCCGGTCATCGCTGAAATGTGCGGCTTCAACATGATGAAAAAACTGCCGGATGAAAGCCAATTTTATCGCTTCTTGAAGCACATCAATAATTCTGTATTAGAGAAAATTCATCATAAGATTAACAAAACCCTCATCGAGCAGGGTGTCATCTCCATGGATACCTTTATTCTCGATTCTAAGCCCATTATGGCTGCCAGCAAAGACAATAACTTCAAAAATCCGAACCGAAACACCACAAATAAAAAAAAGCCTAAAAGAAATCCCACCGCTACTCTGAGTTATTATTCATATCAAGAAATCAGTGGCAAAAAACACTTCATCTTCTTTTGGGGATACCGAACCCATGTCATTGTCTCAAAAGAAGGTATCCCACTCATTGAACTGACCTTGCCCAACAACCAGACCGATGCCAAAGTCGCCAAAAAGCTCATCAACAAACTCAAAAAAGTTTACGGCTTCAAGAAAAAATCTATCTTCATAGCTGATGCCGCTTATGATGAAAAGGATATGTACAATTTCATTGTCGAGCAACTCAAATGTCAAGCCTTTATCCCTATCAATCCCAGAAACACACAACCCGAAAAAACCTTCGGCACAAAAGGACTGCCTTTATGTGAGGCCAACTTAGAAATGAAATCCAATGGCAGATTCAGGGAAGCCAAAAGAGAACGCATCAAGTTTAGATGCCCGTTAAAAACCGATAAAAAATTTGCACAAAAGTATCCGCAGGGCTGTCCGGTTAACCACCCGCGTTTCTTTGAAGGAAAACAATACGGTTGTACCAAATATTTGGACATTACCAATGATGCCAGAGCAAAAATCCCCAGAGACAGCGCCTTCTTTAAAGAAACCTATAAATTACGCACCGAAGTCGAACGATACTTCTCCAGACTGGGCAATCGCGAAATTGAACAAACTACCTATTACAAAAGCAAAGCCATCAAAAACCAGATGACCCTTGCACATATGTCTCTATCACTAGTGGCTTATGCAGCGGCCATCCTCATGGAAAATCCCCATAAAATCAGATGCTTCAGGACTTTTGCACAGCAGCCGCTCGCTTTTAAAAAAGCTGCATAG
- a CDS encoding methyltransferase domain-containing protein, with amino-acid sequence MTLKKDLFYTDDLAYIHDVGFGEFALKSAPGLLNILRQRKIFAGLVVDLGCGSGLWARELTQAGYDVLGIEQSAAMIEIARKKTPKARFKKDSFLKAKLPLCDAVTSLGECFNYLFDKKNSKKELTLLFCRVYNALRPGGLFIFDVVEPGQITGSTPNMRHSQGQDWAILLQVNEDPKINTLTRKMTIFRKAGKLYRRSEETHRLQLYKGSEIAAILRRIGFHVRVIRGYGKLRFRKAHVGFIARKP; translated from the coding sequence CTGACTTTGAAAAAAGATTTATTTTACACCGATGATCTCGCTTACATCCACGATGTTGGATTTGGCGAGTTTGCACTGAAGTCCGCCCCCGGCTTGCTGAACATTTTGCGCCAACGAAAAATATTCGCAGGTCTGGTCGTTGACCTGGGGTGCGGGAGCGGTTTATGGGCACGGGAGCTGACTCAGGCCGGGTACGATGTTTTGGGAATCGAACAGTCGGCAGCAATGATTGAAATAGCCCGAAAGAAAACACCGAAAGCCAGATTTAAAAAGGACTCTTTTTTAAAAGCGAAGCTGCCCCTCTGTGATGCAGTAACTTCACTGGGTGAATGTTTCAATTATCTTTTTGATAAGAAAAACAGTAAGAAGGAACTGACACTCCTTTTCTGCCGCGTTTATAATGCTTTGCGCCCCGGCGGCCTGTTTATTTTTGACGTTGTCGAGCCGGGACAAATAACCGGTTCTACGCCAAACATGAGACATTCACAAGGGCAGGACTGGGCTATTCTCCTGCAAGTTAATGAAGATCCTAAAATCAACACTTTGACCCGGAAAATGACTATCTTCCGCAAGGCCGGCAAACTTTACAGACGGAGTGAAGAGACGCATCGGTTGCAGCTTTACAAAGGGTCTGAAATAGCCGCAATCCTACGCCGTATTGGATTTCATGTAAGGGTTATTCGCGGCTATGGGAAGCTCCGGTTTAGAAAAGCTCATGTTGGTTTTATAGCCCGCAAGCCTTAA
- a CDS encoding SRPBCC domain-containing protein — protein sequence MKIALYIGAGLIIIVHLLGLFSAREIYTEIEINASANSVWEVLTTFDEYPDWNPFIREISGELSEGSRLSVSIQPVGGDPMDFQPTLIKADKNHELRWIGRVLLRGIFDGEHYLIIEKISEEKVNLIHGENFSGVLVPLLWGSMESGTKQGFKAMNEALKSKVETPNQQTAK from the coding sequence ATGAAAATAGCATTATATATTGGTGCCGGCTTAATTATTATTGTTCATCTTCTTGGACTATTCTCAGCAAGAGAAATATATACCGAAATAGAAATTAATGCTTCAGCGAATAGTGTCTGGGAAGTCTTAACGACGTTTGACGAATATCCGGACTGGAACCCCTTTATTCGAGAAATATCGGGAGAGCTATCAGAAGGTTCGCGATTAAGCGTCTCAATTCAGCCGGTTGGCGGTGATCCGATGGATTTTCAACCAACCTTGATTAAAGCCGATAAGAATCACGAATTAAGATGGATAGGCCGAGTTTTGCTACGTGGGATCTTTGATGGCGAACACTATCTTATAATTGAGAAGATATCAGAAGAAAAGGTAAATCTTATTCATGGAGAAAATTTTAGCGGTGTACTGGTCCCGTTACTCTGGGGCAGCATGGAATCCGGTACGAAGCAGGGATTCAAAGCCATGAATGAAGCTCTAAAGTCTAAGGTTGAGACTCCTAATCAACAGACCGCAAAATAG
- a CDS encoding TolC family protein, whose protein sequence is MMILKRLILLLPALWGISLASRAGAQTITLETFLDQLQQKHPIFEKEKLTAQIEREEQNSNLGTQDWNVFSSVNLSRETPAIAFAGPERTDAVTINGGVERLFWKTGGRLTVSFTSGRAYLDIRPVFEVPDAFYQNQFALTYSHPLLKNRNGFLDKFQFELKQFDIDFSEVVALENQEDFLATLAGKFLDWVFFMEQIKIVTERSKLSEEELARTERKRAANLVDQVDVIRAEDAVRISKQNLVLVESQLKAVRAELAVLSQSSELNTAEPEFDLYGVIELPSLETATGQVKENSRLIKAIDFRVQQIGYSRKGFEETLKPDLSLVAQFNTKSIDTALGKSFVLDKPDWVVGLQFRVPLQNRTAKSQVAKTDLQLKQIQEQLHEISLDLESAVTNIYIQITELERVLTLNQEQIQSAKERTEEELKLYNQGRGELTFVIQSQDNEQNAKLTYAQNALTYHRLIVAYRALLDELLPSNSQE, encoded by the coding sequence ATGATGATACTTAAGAGATTGATATTATTATTGCCGGCCCTATGGGGCATCAGCCTTGCCTCTAGAGCAGGCGCGCAGACGATCACCTTAGAAACATTCCTTGATCAATTGCAGCAAAAGCATCCCATTTTTGAGAAGGAAAAACTAACCGCCCAAATCGAACGAGAAGAGCAGAATAGTAATTTAGGAACGCAGGACTGGAACGTGTTTTCCTCAGTGAATCTTTCGCGAGAAACTCCTGCCATCGCCTTTGCAGGACCCGAAAGAACCGATGCTGTGACGATAAATGGTGGGGTTGAAAGACTATTCTGGAAAACAGGTGGCCGATTGACGGTCTCATTCACCTCGGGTCGCGCGTATTTGGATATCCGTCCTGTTTTTGAAGTTCCGGACGCGTTTTATCAAAATCAATTCGCACTGACCTATAGCCACCCGTTGCTGAAAAACAGGAACGGCTTTTTGGACAAATTCCAATTTGAGCTGAAGCAATTCGACATAGATTTTTCAGAAGTCGTAGCTCTTGAAAATCAGGAAGATTTCTTGGCTACTTTGGCTGGAAAATTTCTCGACTGGGTTTTTTTCATGGAGCAAATAAAGATAGTAACCGAGCGCTCGAAACTCAGTGAGGAAGAGCTAGCCAGGACGGAAAGAAAGAGGGCGGCAAACCTTGTCGATCAAGTAGATGTCATTCGAGCAGAGGATGCTGTCCGCATTTCGAAACAGAACCTGGTTTTGGTTGAGTCTCAACTGAAGGCCGTACGGGCCGAGTTGGCCGTATTGTCGCAGTCCAGCGAGCTCAACACCGCAGAGCCAGAGTTTGATCTCTATGGTGTTATCGAACTTCCGTCTCTTGAGACAGCGACTGGACAAGTAAAGGAAAACTCCCGGCTCATCAAAGCCATCGATTTCCGGGTGCAGCAAATTGGCTATAGTCGGAAGGGCTTCGAAGAGACTCTGAAGCCCGATCTGTCATTGGTGGCACAGTTTAACACAAAAAGCATTGATACCGCACTGGGGAAATCATTTGTATTAGACAAACCCGATTGGGTGGTCGGGTTGCAATTTCGGGTTCCTCTACAGAATCGTACGGCAAAATCTCAGGTTGCAAAAACGGATCTCCAACTAAAACAAATTCAGGAACAGTTGCATGAAATTTCTCTGGACCTCGAGTCTGCTGTGACCAACATTTACATCCAAATCACAGAATTGGAGCGAGTTTTAACACTCAACCAGGAACAGATTCAATCCGCAAAAGAGAGGACAGAGGAGGAACTAAAGCTATACAACCAGGGACGGGGCGAACTGACTTTTGTGATTCAGAGCCAGGACAATGAGCAGAACGCGAAGTTGACTTATGCACAAAATGCCCTGACTTACCATAGGTTGATCGTGGCGTATCGGGCGCTTCTGGATGAACTTCTGCCTTCTAATTCTCAAGAGTAG
- a CDS encoding alpha/beta hydrolase: protein MQNLEDWYSSGERINVVPAQKGGSEGFNIFCKVEGKGPWLTFLHGFPTCSWDWAKLIPELRNQQKLLLFDFLGFGDSDKPTRHKYSIFEQADITEVLWQHFNVDETILVAHDYGDTVALELLSRQEDGQLSTKISRVVMLNGGIYVDYQRPLLIQRLLCKPILGFLISQVLTQSTFKKRFASIFSKSNPILDSELEQYWQVVSLGGGVKITHRIIRYLSERRKYKTRWENSLENSKTPIRFIWGLEDPVSGRSISEQIKRRLPGADLMEIEGVGHYPQLEVPDVVREAISE, encoded by the coding sequence ATGCAAAACTTAGAAGATTGGTACAGTTCAGGTGAACGGATCAACGTTGTGCCCGCACAAAAGGGAGGGAGTGAAGGCTTCAACATTTTTTGCAAGGTCGAGGGCAAAGGCCCGTGGTTGACGTTTCTGCACGGCTTTCCGACCTGCTCATGGGATTGGGCAAAACTTATCCCTGAATTAAGAAATCAGCAAAAATTACTGCTGTTCGACTTCCTCGGCTTCGGAGATTCCGACAAACCGACACGGCACAAGTACTCCATTTTCGAGCAAGCCGATATTACAGAGGTTCTCTGGCAGCATTTCAATGTCGATGAGACCATTTTGGTTGCTCACGATTATGGCGACACAGTGGCTCTCGAGCTTTTAAGCCGTCAGGAGGATGGGCAGCTTTCAACAAAAATCAGTCGAGTCGTTATGCTCAATGGCGGCATCTACGTCGATTATCAACGACCGCTTCTGATTCAAAGGTTGCTATGTAAACCTATACTGGGTTTTTTAATTTCACAAGTTCTCACCCAGAGCACCTTCAAAAAACGCTTTGCATCTATTTTCTCAAAGTCCAATCCGATCTTGGATTCAGAGCTTGAGCAGTACTGGCAGGTCGTCAGCCTGGGAGGCGGAGTAAAAATCACTCACCGAATCATCCGATATCTATCGGAGCGGCGAAAATATAAAACGCGCTGGGAAAACAGTCTGGAGAATTCAAAAACCCCGATTCGGTTCATCTGGGGGTTAGAGGATCCGGTTTCGGGGAGATCAATTTCGGAACAAATCAAGCGACGCCTTCCAGGCGCTGACTTGATGGAAATTGAAGGAGTGGGGCACTATCCGCAGTTGGAAGTACCTGATGTGGTTCGAGAAGCGATAAGCGAATAG
- a CDS encoding NAD-dependent epimerase/dehydratase family protein: METTLVTGATGLVGYNVVDALLKRNRRVKALVRSTEKGKRLLPEECRLVQGDITDKDSLVKAMKGCSIVYHVAGFPEQWMKDPDIFQRVNVEGTQNMIDVALEQKIKRFIYTSTIDVFAAGTGQEYDESIIDSQPKGTYYARSKQLADQRVVAALEKGLPALFLHPSGLYGPGPTDSPGTNDFILKLYKREVPVLLPGGYPVVYAPDVGEGHVLAEQKAEVGSRYILCESYYDLPQLTQIILEELGINKKVPPVMPLPVVKMISNLGEWLAGIINKPPLIPKGQLHFMQWKARPQSKKAQQELNWSPTPLRKGLSKTISFLIGPPAEKGENNNTLEQTG; encoded by the coding sequence ATGGAGACAACATTAGTGACCGGCGCTACAGGCCTTGTGGGCTATAATGTTGTTGATGCCCTTTTGAAGCGAAATCGAAGAGTGAAAGCTTTGGTTCGTTCCACTGAGAAAGGGAAAAGACTTTTACCGGAAGAATGTAGGTTGGTCCAAGGGGACATCACCGATAAAGATTCCTTAGTAAAAGCCATGAAAGGTTGTTCTATTGTTTATCATGTTGCGGGTTTTCCCGAACAATGGATGAAAGATCCTGATATTTTCCAACGTGTGAATGTCGAAGGAACTCAAAACATGATCGATGTTGCTTTGGAGCAGAAGATAAAACGATTCATCTATACAAGCACCATTGATGTGTTTGCCGCAGGGACAGGTCAGGAATATGATGAAAGCATTATTGATTCTCAACCGAAGGGAACCTATTATGCGCGTTCCAAACAGCTTGCGGATCAACGAGTTGTCGCTGCTTTAGAAAAAGGATTGCCCGCCCTCTTTCTACATCCCTCTGGACTTTACGGACCTGGCCCTACGGATTCTCCTGGAACAAATGACTTCATTTTAAAATTATATAAGCGGGAAGTTCCTGTCCTTTTGCCTGGAGGTTATCCCGTGGTTTATGCTCCCGACGTTGGAGAAGGACATGTACTTGCTGAACAAAAAGCAGAAGTAGGAAGTCGGTATATTTTGTGTGAATCTTACTATGACTTACCTCAACTGACTCAAATTATTCTGGAAGAACTGGGTATCAACAAAAAAGTGCCTCCCGTGATGCCTCTACCTGTCGTAAAAATGATTTCCAATTTGGGAGAATGGTTGGCTGGAATTATTAACAAACCGCCCTTGATCCCCAAAGGACAATTGCATTTTATGCAATGGAAGGCACGTCCTCAAAGTAAGAAAGCCCAGCAGGAACTAAACTGGTCTCCCACTCCATTACGGAAGGGATTGTCAAAAACAATTTCTTTTTTGATTGGCCCACCTGCAGAAAAGGGAGAAAATAACAATACACTGGAGCAGACCGGCTAA